One genomic window of Quercus robur chromosome 6, dhQueRobu3.1, whole genome shotgun sequence includes the following:
- the LOC126732899 gene encoding calcium-transporting ATPase 2, plasma membrane-type-like, translating into MESYILNDFEVKPKHSSEEALQKWRKLCGFVKNPKRRFRFTANLSKRYEAQAMRRTNQEKLRVAVLVSKAAFQFIQGVQPSDYTVPEEVKAAGFGICGEELGSIVEGHDLKKLKIHGGVAGIAERLSTSTLNGLTTDSDLLNRRQEIFGINKFTESEGRSFLVFVWEALQDMTLMILGVCAFVSLLVGIVMEGWPKGAHDGLGIVASILLVVFVTATSDYRQSLQFKDLDKEKKKIAIQVTRNGYRQKMSIYDLLPGDIVHLAIGDQVPADGVFVSGFSVLIDESSLTGESEPVMVTADNPFLLSGTKVQDGSCKMMVTTVGMRTQWGKLMATLSEGGDDETPLQVKLNGVATIIGKVGLFFAIVTFAVLVQGLMSRKWQDGTYLRWSGDEALEMLEFFAVAVTIVVVAVPEGLPLAVTLSLAFAMKKMMNDKALVRHLAACETMGSSTCICSDKTGTLTTNHMAVVKSCICMNVKEVNKPLDASSLCSELPDSAVKILLQSIFNNTGGEVVVNKSGKSEILGTPTDTALLEFGLSLGGNFHAERQASKLLKVEPFNSVKKRMGVVLELPEGGLRAHCKGASEIILAACDKVINANGEIVPLDEATINYLNDTINQFAKEALRTLCLAYMELENGFSVENPIPVSGYTCIGVVGIKDPVRPGVKESVAVCRSAGITVRMVTGDNINTAKAIARECGILTDDGIAIEGPEFREKSEEEMLKIIPKLQVMARSSPLDKHTLVKHLRTSLGEVVAVTGDGTNDAPALHEADIGLAMGIAGTEVAKESADVIILDDNFSTIVTVAKWGRSVYINIQKFVQFQLTVNVVALIVNFSSACLTGTAPLTAVQLLWVNMIMDTLGALALATEPPNDDLMKRAPVGRKGNFISNVMWRNILGQSLYQFVVIWLLQSKGKGIFHLEGPDSDLILNTLIFNSFVFCQIFNEVSSREMEEIDVFKGILNNYVFVAVLSCTVIFQIIIIEFLGTFANTTPLTFAQWFLSVFIGFLGMPIAAGLKMIPV; encoded by the exons ATGGAGAGCTATATTTTGAATGACTTTGAAGTGAAACCGAAGCACTCGTCTGAAGAGGCGCTTCAGAAATGGAGGAAGCTGTGTGGATTTGTGAAGAACCCGAAGCGGAGGTTTCGTTTTACGGCCAATCTCTCGAAGCGATACGAAGCTCAGGCTATGCGCCGTACCAACCAG GAGAAGTTAAGGGTTGCTGTTTTAGTTTCCAAAGCTGCATTTCAATTTATCCAAG GCGTGCAACCAAGTGACTACACTGTACCCGAGGAAGTTAAAGCTGCAGGTTTTGGAATTTGTGGTGAAGAATTGGGATCTATTGTTGAAGGTCATGATTTGAAGAAGCTGAAAATTCATGGTGGAGTAGCTGGTATTGCAGAAAGGCTCTCCACTTCAACCCTCAATGGGCTTACTACTGATAGTGATTTGCTGAATCGTAGACAGGAGATATTTGGAATTAATAAATTTACTGAGAGTGAAGGGCGGAGTTTCTTGGTATTTGTTTGGGAAGCCCTTCAAGACATGACTCTTATGATCCTTGGAGTATGTGCTTTTGTGTCTTTGCTCGTTGGCATAGTTATGGAAGGATGGCCAAAAGGGGCTCATGATGGCCTAGGAATAGTTGCAAGCATCTTGTTGGTTGTTTTTGTCACCGCAACAAGTGATTATCGTCAATCTTTACAATTCAAGGATTTGgacaaggaaaaaaagaagattgcTATTCAGGTTACGAGAAATGGATATAGGCAGAAGATGTCAATATATGACTTACTTCCTGGTGATATTGTACATCTTGCTATCGGTGACCAAGTCCCTGCAGATGGAGTATTTGTTTCAGGTTTTTCTGTGTTAATTGATGAATCAAGTTTAACTGGGGAGAGCGAGCCAGTAATGGTGACTGCGGATAATCCTTTTCTTCTATCTGGAACTAAGGTTCAGGATGGATCATGCAAGATGATGGTTACTACTGTTGGGATGAGGACCCAATGGGGAAAATTGATGGCAACTCTTAGTGAAGGTGGAGATGATGAAACCCCATTGCAGGTAAAATTGAATGGAGTGGCAACAATCATCGGTAAGGTTGGACTTTTCTTTGCCATTGTGACTTTTGCAGTGTTGGTGCAAGGATTGATGAGCCGTAAATGGCAAGATGGAACTTACTTGAGGTGGTCTGGAGACGAAGCTTTGGAAATGTTGGAATTTTTCGCCGTTGCTGTTacaattgttgttgttgctgttccAGAAGGGCTTCCATTGGCTGTAACATTGAGCCTTGCCTTTGCCATGAAAAAGATGATGAATGATAAAGCACTTGTGCGCCATTTGGCAGCATGTGAGACTATGGGATCATCCACATGTATTTGCAGCGACAAAACTGGGACACTAACTACCAACCATATGGCAGTTGTAAAATCTTGCATTTGCATGAATGTCAAGGAAGTGAACAAACCTCTTGATGCTTCCAGCTTGTGCTCTGAACTCCCAGATTCTGCCGTGAAAATTCTGCTACAATCAATATTTAATAATACTGGAGGAGAAGTTGTTGTAAACAAAAGTGGCAAATCTGAGATACTGGGAACACCCACTGATACTGCTTTGTTGGAGTTTGGCTTGTCACTTGGTGGGAATTTTCATGCTGAGAGACAAGCATCTAAACTTCTTAAAGTTGAGCCGTTCAATTCTGTGAAGAAACGTATGGGGGTAGTACTGGAGCTTCCTGAAGGTGGTTTACGAGCCCACTGTAAAGGTGCTTCAGAGATAATATTGGCTGCGTGTGATAAAGTGATCAATGCAAATGGTGAGATTGTTCCCCTTGATGAAGCAACCATTAATTATCTTAACGATACAATTAATCAATTTGCTAAAGAGGCACTACGAACTCTCTGCCTTGCTTATATGGAACTAGAAAATGGGTTCTCTGTTGAGAATCCCATCCCAGTTTCGGGGTATACTTGTATAGGAGTAGTGGGTATTAAAGATCCTGTACGTCCTGGTGTTAAGGAGTCTGTTGCAGTTTGTCGTTCGGCTGGAATTACTGTACGAATGGTTACAGGAGACAATATTAATACTGCAAAGGCTATTGCTAGGGAGTGCGGGATTCTCACAGATGATGGTATAGCCATTGAAGGTCCAGAATTCCGGGAGAAAAGTGAGGAGGAAATGCTCAAAATAATTCCTAAACTTCAG GTGATGGCTCGATCTTCACCTCTAGACAAGCATACTCTAGTAAAGCACTTGCGTACCTCATTAGGTGAGGTTGTTGCTGTAACTGGTGATGGAACAAATGATGCCCCTGCACTTCATGAAGCCGATATTGGGCTCGCAATGGGCATTGCTGGGACTGAG GTGGCTAAAGAAAGTGCTGATGTGATAATTCTAGATGATAATTTCTCCACGATTGTGACAGTTGCCAAATGGGGACGCTCAGTTTAcataaatattcaaaaatttGTACAGTTCCAGCTGACTGTTAATGTGGTTGCATTGATTGTCAACTTCTCTTCAGCTTGCCTGACAG GAACTGCACCCCTCACAGCTGTTCAGCTATTATGGGTCAACATGATCATGGATACATTGGGAGCACTTGCACTTGCAACTGAGCCTCCAAATGATGACCTGATGAAGCGTGCACCAGTTGGAAGGAAAGGGAACTTTATCAGTAATGTCATGTGGAGGAATATCTTAGGGCAATCTTTATATCAGTTTGTGGTAATTTGGTTGCTTCAGTCAAAAGGAAAAGGGATATTCCATCTTGAAGGCCCAGATTCTGATCTGATCCTGAACACACttattttcaattcatttgtCTTTTGCCAG ATTTTTAATGAAGTAAGCTCACGTGAGATGGAGGAAATAGACGTTTTCAAAGGCATACTGAATAACTATGTTTTTGTGGCCGTCCTTAGTTGCACTGTAATCTTCCAAATCATAATAATTGAGTTCCTGGGAACATTTGCAAACACAACGCCTCTCACTTTTGCACAGTGGTTCCTTAGTGTATTCATTGGATTTTTGGGCATGCCAATTGCTGCTGGCTTAAAGATGATCCCTGTATGA